TCCAGCTCGTCGACGCTGGGGGCGGAGACGGAGATGAGCCCGGAGACCCGTAGAATCCCGTGGCCGGCGGTCAGGTCGGCTTCCTGCTGGAGAACGTCTTGGTATTCGGCGGTCTGCGCGGCGTCCTCGATCTGCCCGATTCGGGCGCGCTGGGCCGCATCGGAGATGTGTTCGACCTTCTTCTTGCGGATGTCGCGGGCCGCCTGGTCCGAGCGCATCGGGGTGTAGATCAGCGACACAGCCCGTTGGATGCCGGTGGAGAGCAGCACCGGCGCGAGGAACCCCGGATAGACGAGGCTGCGGGGCCACTCCGAGACCCACAGCACGGTGTGCCAGGCGGAGTCGGTGCGCAGGTTGCCCCAGGTCTCGGTGACCGCGACCGGGCCGGCGGCGGCGAGCTCCTGCCCGAGCCGCCCGTGGCGCTCCAAGGTGGCGGCCACGGCCGGGTCATACGCCGAGCGGAGGATGACCGCGACCTGACCGGGGCCGAGCCACCCCGAAGGGGTCAAGTCCGCCGAACGCAGCGCGGCGACCAGCGTCGCCATCTCCTGCCGGAGCACCGCGGCGGCGCCGCGGATGCCGCCGCCGGCGGTCCTGATCTGCCGGGAGGCGACCTTCATGTCCAGGGAGAGGCTGACCGTGGTGGCGTGCCGTTCCCCGGCGTGGCCGGCCCGCTCGATCAGTTCGCGGTAGGTGGTCGCGGCCCAGGAGCCGTCGTCGGTGCCGTGCTCGGCCCACCACTCGGCCAGCCCGCTACCGGAGTCGGGCAGGGTTCGTTCGAGCACTTGCAGGGTCGCGATCCGCCCGGACCGGCAGACCGTGGCGAGCACTCGCCCCCAGGAGGTGACGCGGCGCTCTTGCTCGCCGGGGTCGAGCAGGATGAATGCCGGATGGGTCACTTCCGTCACGACCGTCAAGGTTGCCTGGCGGGGGTCGTGGATCATGCACGCCCCGGTCTCGGGGTCCAGGTGCTCCCGAAGCCGGGCCATGTCACCGGGCAGCGCGAGACTTCCGGCAGGGCGGGGCTTGACGATCCGCCGCCGGTAGAGCAGTTGCCCGCCGGTGGAGCGCCACAGCCACCAGAGCGCGACAGGGAGCCATTCGACCATCGGCCTCCCAGCGATGGGCACCCAGGTCAGCACGACCGCGAGCAGCCAGACCGGGGCGGTGTAGACCAGCAGCATCCCGGCGCCGCCGTAGAACGCGGCCAGCAGCGCCAGGCCGCCGATGCCGAGGGTGATGAGCTGCGCGACCGAGAGGCCGAGCAGCACCCCTCGGCGGGTGAGTCGGCTGAACTTCATCGGCGTCAGCTCGCTACCGGGTGTCTTCTGGTCCGTGGTGGGCATGGGTGGTCACTCCTTGCCCCACGGCGATGCCGTGGGGTTGGACGGCTCCGTGGGCGTCCTCGGCTGCGGCGTGGACGGCGGGGGCGTCTGCGACGGCGGCGGGGTGCCGCCGTTCTGCCCGCCTGCGGCGTCGGCGGCGGTCTCGGCCTGACCGGCCACCGCGTGCCCGGCCTTCGGCCCGGCCTCGGCGGCATCCTTGGCGACCTTCGCTCCGACCACGACGGCTGCCGCCGGTCCCGCGCCCGCGGCGGAGGCGCCGGCTTCGGCGCCCACGGTTTCACCGCCGGCCGCGGCAGGTGCCTGCGCCGGGGCGGGCGACGGCGGAGGCGTGCCACCTGATCCTGCGTCCGACGCGCCGTCATTGGGGTCTTCGAGAACCTTCTTGGGCTCGCCGCCGCCTTGGGGCTTGGAGGGGATCGGGACGGGACGGTTGAGCGCGTTCTTGGCCTCCTGCTCGGTGCCCATCTGCTGGTACAGGTCGAAGCCCACGAACGACACGAAGCGGTAGACCATGTAGGGCGCGAAGGCCGCGATGCCCATGAGCACGATGCCGGTGATCGGTTCGGTGACGGCGGCGATGTCCAGCTCGATCGGGGTGGCGATCTGCGTGATCGCCAGCAAGAAGATGACGACGAGCACGAGCTTGCTGATGATGAGGGCGATCACGAACGCCGCCCATTTCCCGATCCATCCTTTGGTGGCGTCCCAGGACGCGCCGGCGAACGCGATCGGTGCCAG
The DNA window shown above is from Microbacterium laevaniformans and carries:
- a CDS encoding PrgI family protein, whose amino-acid sequence is MPTTDQKTPGSELTPMKFSRLTRRGVLLGLSVAQLITLGIGGLALLAAFYGGAGMLLVYTAPVWLLAVVLTWVPIAGRPMVEWLPVALWWLWRSTGGQLLYRRRIVKPRPAGSLALPGDMARLREHLDPETGACMIHDPRQATLTVVTEVTHPAFILLDPGEQERRVTSWGRVLATVCRSGRIATLQVLERTLPDSGSGLAEWWAEHGTDDGSWAATTYRELIERAGHAGERHATTVSLSLDMKVASRQIRTAGGGIRGAAAVLRQEMATLVAALRSADLTPSGWLGPGQVAVILRSAYDPAVAATLERHGRLGQELAAAGPVAVTETWGNLRTDSAWHTVLWVSEWPRSLVYPGFLAPVLLSTGIQRAVSLIYTPMRSDQAARDIRKKKVEHISDAAQRARIGQIEDAAQTAEYQDVLQQEADLTAGHGILRVSGLISVSAPSVDELEAAVAAIEQASIQASCETRRLVGQQAVAFTAAALPLCRTV
- a CDS encoding type IV secretion system protein, with amino-acid sequence MWRIFFCLQLITGLIRRDPTALSRAALGAAKSVLGAFVVVTLTALALEIVDQLSIGIIQTSGETTETMGDKIILLAAGLSGINIAAPGVGAIVTIFLAGLMIAAVAIVWFSLLIRKALLLVGVVLAPIAFAGASWDATKGWIGKWAAFVIALIISKLVLVVIFLLAITQIATPIELDIAAVTEPITGIVLMGIAAFAPYMVYRFVSFVGFDLYQQMGTEQEAKNALNRPVPIPSKPQGGGEPKKVLEDPNDGASDAGSGGTPPPSPAPAQAPAAAGGETVGAEAGASAAGAGPAAAVVVGAKVAKDAAEAGPKAGHAVAGQAETAADAAGGQNGGTPPPSQTPPPSTPQPRTPTEPSNPTASPWGKE